One window of Fundidesulfovibrio putealis DSM 16056 genomic DNA carries:
- a CDS encoding NADH-quinone oxidoreductase subunit C, with protein MNEIAQKILTDAVTTLLGEDSVHWTKDLKNNSYGWVKLCESGALELLAPRLAAARARLLTITAYRTDKYARVDGREIAYHFDLDGVVLTVSVCVDEDPPRVPSISRWFRNADWNEREFMELYGIKVENHPNPRRLFIDKDLDAGQLDKLIPLSTMMNGASTKTLWEKVFSGMDMPKWAKEAK; from the coding sequence ATGAATGAAATCGCCCAAAAGATATTGACCGACGCCGTCACCACGCTGCTCGGCGAGGACAGCGTCCACTGGACCAAGGACCTGAAGAACAACTCCTACGGCTGGGTGAAGCTCTGCGAGTCCGGCGCGCTGGAACTGCTGGCCCCCAGGCTTGCTGCGGCGCGAGCCAGGCTCCTGACCATCACCGCCTACCGCACCGACAAGTACGCCCGTGTGGACGGCCGTGAGATCGCCTACCACTTCGACCTGGACGGCGTTGTCCTGACCGTCAGCGTCTGCGTGGACGAGGACCCGCCCCGGGTCCCCTCGATCTCCCGCTGGTTCCGCAACGCCGACTGGAACGAGCGCGAGTTCATGGAACTCTACGGCATCAAGGTCGAGAACCATCCCAACCCGCGCAGGCTGTTCATCGACAAGGACCTGGACGCGGGCCAGTTGGACAAGCTGATTCCCTTGTCCACCATGATGAACGGAGCGAGCACCAAAACCCTCTGGGAGAAGGTCTTCTCCGGCATGGACATGCCCAAGTGGGCCAAGGAGGCAAAATAA
- a CDS encoding NADH-quinone oxidoreductase subunit B family protein — protein MFKSLGSLVTRSPWIYRLNAGSCNGCDVEMATTALIPRYDVERLGCKYCGSPRHADIVLISGPLTLRVRDKVLRVFDEIPHPKVTVAVGVCPVTGGAFRDSYTCDTALDQYINLDVIVPGCPPRPQAIIEGIAKALEVWKERMEEGACSRS, from the coding sequence ATGTTCAAGTCCCTCGGAAGTCTCGTCACGCGCTCCCCGTGGATCTACCGGCTGAACGCCGGATCCTGTAACGGCTGTGACGTGGAAATGGCCACCACGGCCCTCATACCGCGCTACGACGTGGAGCGCCTTGGCTGCAAATACTGCGGCAGCCCGCGCCACGCCGACATCGTGCTCATCTCCGGCCCCCTGACCCTGCGCGTGCGCGACAAGGTGCTTAGGGTGTTCGACGAAATCCCCCACCCCAAGGTCACGGTGGCCGTGGGCGTCTGCCCGGTGACGGGCGGAGCCTTTCGCGACAGCTACACCTGCGACACCGCCCTGGACCAGTACATCAACCTGGACGTGATCGTTCCCGGATGTCCGCCAAGGCCCCAGGCCATCATCGAAGGCATCGCCAAGGCCCTGGAGGTCTGGAAAGAACGCATGGAGGAGGGCGCATGCTCCCGTTCCTGA
- a CDS encoding hydrogenase large subunit, giving the protein MSSTYTLPVGPLHVALEEPMYFDVKVEGETVRAVELAAGHVHRGMEALAMNRNWFQNITLTERVCSLCSNSHPATYCMALENLAGIVVPERAQYLRVIADEVKRIASHLFNVGIMAHLVGFDSLFMHAMEIREIMQDVKEGVYGNRMNLGALTIGGCRYDIDEESKGFMLAQLNKLKPLVAELHNVYDTDPLIKTRTQGIGVLPLDKAIEYEVVGPVARASGVNYDVRRKAPYAVYPELNFEVQTDTAGDVHSRAMLRIREAVESVSLVEQCLEHMPEGPNQLAGFVQIPEGEAIARSEAPRGEVFYYVRSDGTDMPQRLKWRVPTYMNWEALQVMMAGCQVADIPLIVNSIDPCISCTER; this is encoded by the coding sequence ATGTCCTCGACATACACTCTGCCGGTCGGCCCTCTGCACGTGGCGCTCGAAGAGCCCATGTACTTCGACGTCAAGGTCGAGGGAGAAACCGTGCGCGCCGTGGAACTGGCCGCCGGGCACGTGCATCGCGGCATGGAAGCCCTGGCCATGAACCGCAACTGGTTCCAGAACATCACCCTCACCGAGCGCGTCTGCTCCCTGTGCTCCAACAGCCATCCGGCCACCTACTGCATGGCCCTGGAGAACCTGGCGGGCATCGTGGTGCCCGAGCGCGCGCAGTATCTGCGCGTCATCGCCGACGAGGTGAAGCGCATCGCCTCCCACCTGTTCAACGTGGGCATCATGGCCCACCTGGTGGGCTTCGACTCGCTGTTCATGCACGCCATGGAAATCCGCGAGATCATGCAGGACGTGAAGGAAGGCGTGTACGGCAACCGCATGAACCTGGGCGCGCTGACCATCGGCGGCTGCCGCTACGATATCGACGAAGAGAGCAAGGGCTTCATGCTCGCCCAGCTGAACAAGCTGAAACCCCTGGTTGCCGAGCTGCACAACGTCTACGACACCGACCCGCTCATCAAGACCCGCACCCAGGGCATCGGCGTGCTGCCCCTGGACAAGGCCATCGAATACGAAGTGGTCGGGCCTGTGGCGCGCGCTTCGGGCGTGAACTACGACGTGCGCCGCAAGGCTCCCTACGCCGTCTATCCCGAGCTGAACTTCGAGGTGCAGACCGACACCGCAGGCGACGTGCATTCGCGCGCCATGCTGCGGATTCGGGAAGCCGTGGAGTCCGTGTCCCTCGTGGAGCAGTGCCTGGAGCACATGCCCGAAGGCCCCAACCAGCTCGCCGGGTTCGTGCAGATTCCTGAGGGCGAGGCCATCGCCCGCTCCGAGGCTCCGCGCGGCGAGGTGTTCTACTACGTGCGCTCCGACGGAACGGACATGCCTCAGCGCCTGAAGTGGCGCGTGCCTACCTACATGAACTGGGAGGCCCTCCAGGTGATGATGGCGGGCTGCCAGGTGGCGGATATCCCGCTCATCGTCAACAGCATCGACCCCTGCATCTCCTGCACCGAGCGCTGA
- a CDS encoding PEP-CTERM sorting domain-containing protein, protein MMQYYKEGMVMLRSSIGLCIGAVLLFSSLSMAAVTDVQDFSKQTASTYFVDVDANKYNSPYYRWWGMDWGWNHSAIAGTITTAALNISAFDVDASAGEVDYIYAYDNGVKTLLGSLAGGNDVWAFTNFALGANFFDDIATGLQVWIEIDNTAAGWAVTLAKSALSIDGGTLPPPNPGAVPEPGTLLLLGVGAAGLAWMRRRKAA, encoded by the coding sequence ATGATGCAATATTACAAGGAGGGAATGGTGATGCTTAGGAGTTCAATTGGGCTGTGTATAGGGGCGGTGCTGCTTTTCTCGAGTTTGTCAATGGCTGCAGTTACAGATGTGCAGGATTTCTCAAAGCAGACTGCATCGACTTATTTTGTTGATGTCGATGCGAACAAGTACAACTCTCCTTACTACCGCTGGTGGGGCATGGATTGGGGATGGAACCACTCTGCCATTGCTGGAACCATCACCACGGCCGCGCTCAACATCAGCGCTTTCGACGTTGACGCCTCTGCAGGTGAAGTCGATTACATTTATGCGTATGACAACGGCGTCAAGACGCTTCTTGGTTCGCTTGCCGGCGGAAACGATGTCTGGGCGTTCACCAATTTCGCCCTCGGTGCGAATTTCTTCGATGACATCGCTACCGGTCTGCAGGTGTGGATTGAAATCGACAACACTGCCGCTGGCTGGGCCGTGACCCTCGCAAAGTCCGCCCTCTCCATCGACGGCGGCACGCTGCCTCCTCCCAATCCCGGCGCAGTTCCTGAGCCCGGCACCCTGCTGCTTCTGGGCGTCGGCGCTGCCGGCCTGGCGTGGATGCGCCGCCGCAAGGCCGCCTAA
- a CDS encoding hydrogenase maturation nickel metallochaperone HypA/HybF, giving the protein MHESSLAMSILDIVLQQVRGAGSGDVYTGAVRQIDMCVGEYAGVEENTLAACFEMIALGTPADGAKLIVEKIEASGICDVCAAPATRKGRILRCPVCEKSSVTLSTGRELYVKSIEVEHPTRRHGHGHSV; this is encoded by the coding sequence ATGCATGAGTCGTCGTTAGCAATGAGCATTCTGGACATCGTCCTGCAACAGGTCCGGGGGGCCGGTTCCGGGGATGTCTATACGGGAGCCGTGCGCCAGATCGACATGTGCGTGGGCGAATACGCGGGCGTCGAGGAAAACACCCTGGCCGCCTGCTTCGAGATGATCGCCCTTGGGACCCCGGCGGATGGAGCGAAACTGATCGTTGAAAAGATAGAGGCCAGCGGCATTTGCGACGTCTGCGCCGCGCCCGCCACCAGGAAGGGACGCATCCTGCGTTGCCCGGTGTGCGAAAAATCCAGCGTCACGCTCTCGACCGGGCGTGAGCTGTACGTGAAAAGCATCGAGGTCGAACACCCAACACGGAGGCATGGCCATGGCCATTCAGTGTGA
- a CDS encoding 4Fe-4S dicluster domain-containing protein, whose amino-acid sequence MLPFLKIMVKNLLAGPSTEAFPFAPAHTPARFRGKANHDKSKCILCGICRHVCAAGAIQMRVVEDGSGVEYVLWHNSCVFCGLCAHYCPTKALTMTDDWHMAHRGEDRFAVREDSFVRYGQCSTCGSRIQPRPAVIVEALGTKYPDRFLMCPSCKRESLAKRSVPAKPAMETSETSDE is encoded by the coding sequence ATGCTCCCGTTCCTGAAAATAATGGTGAAGAACCTGCTGGCCGGTCCCAGCACCGAGGCCTTCCCCTTCGCCCCGGCCCACACCCCGGCGCGGTTTCGCGGCAAGGCCAACCACGACAAGAGCAAATGCATCCTGTGCGGCATCTGCCGACACGTGTGCGCTGCCGGGGCCATCCAGATGCGCGTGGTCGAGGACGGCTCTGGCGTTGAGTACGTGCTCTGGCACAACAGCTGCGTCTTCTGCGGCCTGTGCGCCCACTACTGCCCCACCAAGGCCCTGACCATGACCGACGACTGGCACATGGCCCATCGCGGCGAGGACCGCTTCGCCGTGCGCGAGGACAGCTTCGTGCGTTACGGGCAATGCTCCACCTGCGGCTCACGCATCCAGCCCCGTCCCGCCGTGATCGTGGAAGCCCTGGGGACCAAGTACCCGGACCGTTTCCTGATGTGCCCTTCCTGCAAGCGCGAGAGCCTGGCCAAGCGCTCTGTTCCCGCGAAACCCGCCATGGAAACAAGTGAGACCAGCGATGAATGA
- a CDS encoding respiratory chain complex I subunit 1 family protein produces MSNILEATFALLVFPGGAAALALGLFLKGIDRRVAARLQRRVGPPLIQPALDILKLCTKETLIPTSANEAAFILAPVLGLAGVLVTAALMPIGGVWSGVTGLGDLLLLLYLLPIPAMAFMVAGSASSSPYGALGFSREMAIMFAYEMPLIAAFLACGARAGGVGEAAMSLQTIMNYQYANGPLLFDPVMLPALAAMIIFIPGTMSVGLFDIPEAEPEVIEGPLLEYSGPLLAAFNLMSAVKLVIVLELVVALFWPNPLGSNVLVNLIWHVAKCLTLMLVTVTCFRVSTGRLRLEQGFTVFVKYAAPLALVSLGLASILR; encoded by the coding sequence ATGAGTAATATACTGGAAGCGACCTTCGCCCTGCTTGTCTTCCCTGGCGGAGCGGCAGCACTGGCCCTGGGGCTGTTCCTCAAGGGCATCGACCGCCGCGTGGCGGCACGTCTGCAGCGCCGGGTCGGCCCGCCGCTCATCCAGCCCGCGCTGGACATCCTGAAGCTGTGCACCAAGGAAACCCTGATCCCCACCTCGGCCAACGAGGCGGCCTTCATCCTGGCCCCGGTGCTGGGACTGGCCGGAGTGCTGGTCACGGCGGCGCTCATGCCCATCGGCGGCGTGTGGTCCGGCGTCACCGGCCTTGGGGACCTCTTGCTGCTCCTGTACCTGCTGCCCATCCCGGCCATGGCCTTCATGGTGGCCGGTTCGGCCTCCAGCTCGCCTTACGGCGCGCTTGGCTTCTCGCGCGAGATGGCCATCATGTTCGCCTACGAGATGCCGCTCATCGCAGCTTTCCTGGCCTGCGGCGCTCGCGCCGGAGGCGTGGGCGAGGCGGCCATGTCCCTTCAGACCATCATGAACTATCAGTATGCCAACGGGCCGCTGCTTTTTGACCCGGTGATGCTTCCCGCCCTGGCCGCGATGATTATCTTCATCCCCGGCACCATGAGCGTGGGCCTGTTCGACATCCCCGAGGCCGAGCCCGAGGTCATCGAAGGCCCCCTGCTGGAATACTCCGGCCCGCTGCTTGCGGCCTTCAACCTGATGTCCGCCGTAAAGCTGGTGATCGTGCTGGAGCTGGTCGTCGCCCTGTTCTGGCCCAATCCCCTGGGTTCCAACGTGCTCGTGAACCTCATCTGGCACGTGGCCAAGTGCCTGACCCTGATGCTGGTCACGGTGACCTGCTTCAGGGTCTCCACGGGCCGCCTGCGCCTGGAGCAGGGGTTCACCGTGTTCGTCAAATACGCCGCCCCGCTGGCTCTGGTGAGCCTGGGCTTGGCTTCAATCCTGCGTTAG